In Triplophysa rosa linkage group LG18, Trosa_1v2, whole genome shotgun sequence, a genomic segment contains:
- the neurod2 gene encoding neurogenic differentiation factor 2 isoform X2, with product MAPASDVPTIWPGIRAGIATVMLTRLFNETSLLPDMQKFAGWVDDSGSEDSKNKVEEQERSRLGDEELGEGYVKDDSSLAQSDIAGEEDDEDVDEDDCGDEEDEDRPKKRGPKKRKMTPARLERSKVRRNKANARERTRMHDLNSALDNLRKVVPCYSKTQKLSKIETLRLAKNYIWALSEILRNGKRPDVVSYVQTLCKGLSQPTTNLVAGCLQLNSRNFLTEQCQEGARFHGPNPSFSLHAYPYQCSRLSSTQCQSGSNAHGLRNHPFCTTYDAVFTGGASPEYNSPDYEAHHSPPVCVNGNFSLRQQEPLSPDTERGYHYSMHYNSLHGSRPSAPHTLAYGPSGARSGSTHSENVPPFHDVHVHHDRVPAYEELNTFFHN from the coding sequence TGCCACCGTCATGTTAACGAGATTATTCAACGAAACTTCATTGCTTCCGGACATGCAGAAGTTCGCAGGCTGGGTGGATGACAGCGGGAGCGAGGACTCCAAAAACAAGGTCGAAGAACAAGAGCGTTCTCGCCTAGGAGACGAGGAGCTGGGAGAGGGCTATGTGAAAGACGATAGCAGTCTGGCTCAGTCGGATATTGCAGGGGAGGAGGATGATGAGGATGTCGATGAAGATGATTGTGGCGATGAGGAGGATGAAGACAGGCCCAAAAAACGCGGGCCAAAAAAACGCAAGATGACGCCGGCTAGGTTGGAGCGTTCAAAAGTACGGCGCAACAAAGCGAACGCAAGAGAGCGCACGCGCATGCACGACCTGAACTCAGCGTTAGACAATCTACGCAAAGTCGTGCCGTGTTATTCAAAAACCCAGAAACTCTCTAAAATTGAAACACTAAGACTGGCAAAAAACTACATTTGGGCGCTGTCAGAAATCCTGCGGAACGGGAAAAGACCGGACGTGGTTTCTTATGTACAGACGCTTTGCAAAGGCCTCTCCCAACCCACGACTAATCTGGTGGCTGGCTGCCTGCAACTTAACTCGCGGAATTTTCTAACTGAACAATGTCAAGAGGGAGCGCGTTTTCACGGACCCAACCCCTCGTTCTCCCTGCACGCGTATCCATATCAATGCTCCCGTCTATCTAGCACGCAATGTCAATCCGGATCCAATGCACACGGCCTGAGAAATCACCCTTTTTGTACAACCTACGATGCTGTGTTCACTGGGGGCGCGTCCCCAGAATACAACAGTCCAGATTATGAGGCCCACCACAGTCCTCCGGTGTGTGTAAATGGCAATTTTTCTTTGAGGCAACAGGAGCCACTCTCACCAGACACAGAAAGAGGCTATCATTATTCTATGCATTACAATAGTCTTCATGGCTCACGTCCGTCTGCTCCTCATACTCTGGCTTACGGCCCATCGGGAGCGCGCAGCGGTAGCACGCACTCAGAAAACGTCCCACCGTTTCACGATGTGCATGTGCACCATGATAGGGTGCCTGCATACGAGGAACTGAATACCTTCTTCCACAATTAG
- the neurod2 gene encoding neurogenic differentiation factor 2 isoform X1, producing the protein MLTRLFNETSLLPDMQKFAGWVDDSGSEDSKNKVEEQERSRLGDEELGEGYVKDDSSLAQSDIAGEEDDEDVDEDDCGDEEDEDRPKKRGPKKRKMTPARLERSKVRRNKANARERTRMHDLNSALDNLRKVVPCYSKTQKLSKIETLRLAKNYIWALSEILRNGKRPDVVSYVQTLCKGLSQPTTNLVAGCLQLNSRNFLTEQCQEGARFHGPNPSFSLHAYPYQCSRLSSTQCQSGSNAHGLRNHPFCTTYDAVFTGGASPEYNSPDYEAHHSPPVCVNGNFSLRQQEPLSPDTERGYHYSMHYNSLHGSRPSAPHTLAYGPSGARSGSTHSENVPPFHDVHVHHDRVPAYEELNTFFHN; encoded by the coding sequence ATGTTAACGAGATTATTCAACGAAACTTCATTGCTTCCGGACATGCAGAAGTTCGCAGGCTGGGTGGATGACAGCGGGAGCGAGGACTCCAAAAACAAGGTCGAAGAACAAGAGCGTTCTCGCCTAGGAGACGAGGAGCTGGGAGAGGGCTATGTGAAAGACGATAGCAGTCTGGCTCAGTCGGATATTGCAGGGGAGGAGGATGATGAGGATGTCGATGAAGATGATTGTGGCGATGAGGAGGATGAAGACAGGCCCAAAAAACGCGGGCCAAAAAAACGCAAGATGACGCCGGCTAGGTTGGAGCGTTCAAAAGTACGGCGCAACAAAGCGAACGCAAGAGAGCGCACGCGCATGCACGACCTGAACTCAGCGTTAGACAATCTACGCAAAGTCGTGCCGTGTTATTCAAAAACCCAGAAACTCTCTAAAATTGAAACACTAAGACTGGCAAAAAACTACATTTGGGCGCTGTCAGAAATCCTGCGGAACGGGAAAAGACCGGACGTGGTTTCTTATGTACAGACGCTTTGCAAAGGCCTCTCCCAACCCACGACTAATCTGGTGGCTGGCTGCCTGCAACTTAACTCGCGGAATTTTCTAACTGAACAATGTCAAGAGGGAGCGCGTTTTCACGGACCCAACCCCTCGTTCTCCCTGCACGCGTATCCATATCAATGCTCCCGTCTATCTAGCACGCAATGTCAATCCGGATCCAATGCACACGGCCTGAGAAATCACCCTTTTTGTACAACCTACGATGCTGTGTTCACTGGGGGCGCGTCCCCAGAATACAACAGTCCAGATTATGAGGCCCACCACAGTCCTCCGGTGTGTGTAAATGGCAATTTTTCTTTGAGGCAACAGGAGCCACTCTCACCAGACACAGAAAGAGGCTATCATTATTCTATGCATTACAATAGTCTTCATGGCTCACGTCCGTCTGCTCCTCATACTCTGGCTTACGGCCCATCGGGAGCGCGCAGCGGTAGCACGCACTCAGAAAACGTCCCACCGTTTCACGATGTGCATGTGCACCATGATAGGGTGCCTGCATACGAGGAACTGAATACCTTCTTCCACAATTAG